A single window of Malus sylvestris chromosome 5, drMalSylv7.2, whole genome shotgun sequence DNA harbors:
- the LOC126623094 gene encoding uncharacterized protein LOC126623094 isoform X4 gives MAYLEGTLASRYKNWKNNFHNHFKKWDNLEIARLHVPSELNDRPEDWEWLCKHFTDPDFVVSRESKTLLHHSGSKPFSYRLEERRQGSKFPEIDMFKDVYVRLGNEIAEQFYDTMVEKGIAVLQEATLQLPSETSIEDVMVPEDVGFQIMTEVLDQNLGRRHGQVVRGMGKSWVRETGASSSRLNTSLMDEVTTLRGKLAIQEEQMRAQGEQMKAQLRVQSEEVRTYAETVRDLVRAIQMAGLQVSLPAPHLDPPSTSEPPYPPDTQ, from the exons ATGGCCTACTTAGAGGGGACCTTAGCAAGCCggtacaaaaattggaagaacaaTTTTCACAATCATTTTAAGAAATGGGATAATCTGGAGATTGCTCGCTTACATGTTCCAAGCGAATTGAATGACCGGCCAGAGGATTGGGAGTGGCTCTGCAAGCATTTTACGGACCCAGACTTTGTGGTAT CTCGAGAGTCAAAGACACTTCTCCACCATTCTGGTTCGAAGCCCTTTTCGTATAGGCTTGAGGAACGACGTCAG GGTTCTAAGTTCCCAGAGATCGACATGTTCAAGGACGTTTACGTTCGACTTGGTAATGAAATCGCTGAGCAGTTTTAT GATACTATGGTGGAAAAGGGCATTGCTGTTCTCCAAGAAGCAACATTGCAGCTTCCCTCGGAGACTTCGATCGAGGACGTCATGGTACCAGAGGATGTAGGTTTTCAGATCATGACTGAAGTCCTGGATCAGAACCTTGGTCGTCGTCATGGCCAGGTTGTTCGGGGTATGGGGAAGTCATGGGTTCGTGAGACGGGTGCCTCTTCTTCCAGATTGAACACATCATTGATGGATGAAGTGACAACCTTAAGGGGTAAGCTTGCGATCCAGGAAGAGCAGATGAGGGCCCAGGGCGAGCAGATGAAAGCGCAGCTGAGGGTCCAGAGCGAGGAGGTGAGGACCTATGCTGAGACAGTGAGAGACCTTGTACGAGCCATACAGATGGCCGGCCTACAAGTCTCGCTACCAGCACCTCATCTTGATCCACCTTCGACCTCAGAGCCACCTTACCCTCCCGATACTCAGTAG
- the LOC126623094 gene encoding uncharacterized protein LOC126623094 isoform X2 gives MAYLEGTLASRYKNWKNNFHNHFKKWDNLEIARLHVPSELNDRPEDWEWLCKHFTDPDFVKSVAGQIARESKTLLHHSGSKPFSYRLEERRQGSKFPEIDMFKDVYVRLGNEIAEQFYDTMVEKGIAVLQEATLQLPSETSIEDVMVPEDVGFQIMTEVLDQNLGRRHGQVVRGMGKSWVRETGASSSRLNTSLMDEVTTLRGKLAIQEEQMRAQGEQMKAQLRVQSEEVRTYAETVRDLVRAIQMAGLQVSLPAPHLDPPSTSEPPYPPDTQ, from the exons ATGGCCTACTTAGAGGGGACCTTAGCAAGCCggtacaaaaattggaagaacaaTTTTCACAATCATTTTAAGAAATGGGATAATCTGGAGATTGCTCGCTTACATGTTCCAAGCGAATTGAATGACCGGCCAGAGGATTGGGAGTGGCTCTGCAAGCATTTTACGGACCCAGACTTTGTG AAATCTGTTGCTGGCCAAATAGCTCGAGAGTCAAAGACACTTCTCCACCATTCTGGTTCGAAGCCCTTTTCGTATAGGCTTGAGGAACGACGTCAG GGTTCTAAGTTCCCAGAGATCGACATGTTCAAGGACGTTTACGTTCGACTTGGTAATGAAATCGCTGAGCAGTTTTAT GATACTATGGTGGAAAAGGGCATTGCTGTTCTCCAAGAAGCAACATTGCAGCTTCCCTCGGAGACTTCGATCGAGGACGTCATGGTACCAGAGGATGTAGGTTTTCAGATCATGACTGAAGTCCTGGATCAGAACCTTGGTCGTCGTCATGGCCAGGTTGTTCGGGGTATGGGGAAGTCATGGGTTCGTGAGACGGGTGCCTCTTCTTCCAGATTGAACACATCATTGATGGATGAAGTGACAACCTTAAGGGGTAAGCTTGCGATCCAGGAAGAGCAGATGAGGGCCCAGGGCGAGCAGATGAAAGCGCAGCTGAGGGTCCAGAGCGAGGAGGTGAGGACCTATGCTGAGACAGTGAGAGACCTTGTACGAGCCATACAGATGGCCGGCCTACAAGTCTCGCTACCAGCACCTCATCTTGATCCACCTTCGACCTCAGAGCCACCTTACCCTCCCGATACTCAGTAG
- the LOC126623094 gene encoding uncharacterized protein LOC126623094 isoform X3, with protein sequence MAYLEGTLASRYKNWKNNFHNHFKKWDNLEIARLHVPSELNDRPEDWEWLCKHFTDPDFVVSRESKTLLHHSGSKPFSYRLEERRQEGSKFPEIDMFKDVYVRLGNEIAEQFYDTMVEKGIAVLQEATLQLPSETSIEDVMVPEDVGFQIMTEVLDQNLGRRHGQVVRGMGKSWVRETGASSSRLNTSLMDEVTTLRGKLAIQEEQMRAQGEQMKAQLRVQSEEVRTYAETVRDLVRAIQMAGLQVSLPAPHLDPPSTSEPPYPPDTQ encoded by the exons ATGGCCTACTTAGAGGGGACCTTAGCAAGCCggtacaaaaattggaagaacaaTTTTCACAATCATTTTAAGAAATGGGATAATCTGGAGATTGCTCGCTTACATGTTCCAAGCGAATTGAATGACCGGCCAGAGGATTGGGAGTGGCTCTGCAAGCATTTTACGGACCCAGACTTTGTGGTAT CTCGAGAGTCAAAGACACTTCTCCACCATTCTGGTTCGAAGCCCTTTTCGTATAGGCTTGAGGAACGACGTCAG gaGGGTTCTAAGTTCCCAGAGATCGACATGTTCAAGGACGTTTACGTTCGACTTGGTAATGAAATCGCTGAGCAGTTTTAT GATACTATGGTGGAAAAGGGCATTGCTGTTCTCCAAGAAGCAACATTGCAGCTTCCCTCGGAGACTTCGATCGAGGACGTCATGGTACCAGAGGATGTAGGTTTTCAGATCATGACTGAAGTCCTGGATCAGAACCTTGGTCGTCGTCATGGCCAGGTTGTTCGGGGTATGGGGAAGTCATGGGTTCGTGAGACGGGTGCCTCTTCTTCCAGATTGAACACATCATTGATGGATGAAGTGACAACCTTAAGGGGTAAGCTTGCGATCCAGGAAGAGCAGATGAGGGCCCAGGGCGAGCAGATGAAAGCGCAGCTGAGGGTCCAGAGCGAGGAGGTGAGGACCTATGCTGAGACAGTGAGAGACCTTGTACGAGCCATACAGATGGCCGGCCTACAAGTCTCGCTACCAGCACCTCATCTTGATCCACCTTCGACCTCAGAGCCACCTTACCCTCCCGATACTCAGTAG
- the LOC126623094 gene encoding uncharacterized protein LOC126623094 isoform X1, translating into MAYLEGTLASRYKNWKNNFHNHFKKWDNLEIARLHVPSELNDRPEDWEWLCKHFTDPDFVKSVAGQIARESKTLLHHSGSKPFSYRLEERRQEGSKFPEIDMFKDVYVRLGNEIAEQFYDTMVEKGIAVLQEATLQLPSETSIEDVMVPEDVGFQIMTEVLDQNLGRRHGQVVRGMGKSWVRETGASSSRLNTSLMDEVTTLRGKLAIQEEQMRAQGEQMKAQLRVQSEEVRTYAETVRDLVRAIQMAGLQVSLPAPHLDPPSTSEPPYPPDTQ; encoded by the exons ATGGCCTACTTAGAGGGGACCTTAGCAAGCCggtacaaaaattggaagaacaaTTTTCACAATCATTTTAAGAAATGGGATAATCTGGAGATTGCTCGCTTACATGTTCCAAGCGAATTGAATGACCGGCCAGAGGATTGGGAGTGGCTCTGCAAGCATTTTACGGACCCAGACTTTGTG AAATCTGTTGCTGGCCAAATAGCTCGAGAGTCAAAGACACTTCTCCACCATTCTGGTTCGAAGCCCTTTTCGTATAGGCTTGAGGAACGACGTCAG gaGGGTTCTAAGTTCCCAGAGATCGACATGTTCAAGGACGTTTACGTTCGACTTGGTAATGAAATCGCTGAGCAGTTTTAT GATACTATGGTGGAAAAGGGCATTGCTGTTCTCCAAGAAGCAACATTGCAGCTTCCCTCGGAGACTTCGATCGAGGACGTCATGGTACCAGAGGATGTAGGTTTTCAGATCATGACTGAAGTCCTGGATCAGAACCTTGGTCGTCGTCATGGCCAGGTTGTTCGGGGTATGGGGAAGTCATGGGTTCGTGAGACGGGTGCCTCTTCTTCCAGATTGAACACATCATTGATGGATGAAGTGACAACCTTAAGGGGTAAGCTTGCGATCCAGGAAGAGCAGATGAGGGCCCAGGGCGAGCAGATGAAAGCGCAGCTGAGGGTCCAGAGCGAGGAGGTGAGGACCTATGCTGAGACAGTGAGAGACCTTGTACGAGCCATACAGATGGCCGGCCTACAAGTCTCGCTACCAGCACCTCATCTTGATCCACCTTCGACCTCAGAGCCACCTTACCCTCCCGATACTCAGTAG